In Thermomonas paludicola, the following are encoded in one genomic region:
- a CDS encoding coniferyl aldehyde dehydrogenase — MDSTADTPITALVPTSQRLRDAWQARKPDYAQRMQDLLRLRQALKARMEEMADAIAADFGGRSRDESRIADGMTVLNDIDHLRKHLRGWMKPRRVGVGWRFLPARAQVRPLPLGVVGVIAPWNYPVNLALIPLATAIAAGNHVYLKPSEHTPRTSAFLRDLLAEVFPDDRVAVAIGGAEVGAAFAALPFDHLIFTGSTAVGRKVMAAAAPNLTPLTLELGGKSPALVCDDYPVEKAAARIATGKWFNCGQTCIAPDYVLVPAGKRDAFIQALRREVLARYGDDFANLDDYTRIINEGQYARLQGYLEDARMRGIETVTLAGAADPQQRLLPPTLLLEPGDDAKVMQEEIFGPLLPIKSYRTLDDAIAYINQHDRPLALYPFSRDRATVENILHNTLSGGVSVNDTLFHFAIGNLPFGGVGPSGMGAYHARAGFDGMSKQLPVLWQASHTGGDLLKPPYSKAKWLIDLIVR, encoded by the coding sequence ATGGATAGCACCGCTGACACCCCGATCACCGCGCTTGTGCCCACCTCGCAGCGTCTTCGTGATGCCTGGCAGGCGCGCAAGCCCGATTACGCGCAGCGCATGCAGGACCTGCTGCGCCTGCGGCAGGCGCTGAAGGCGCGCATGGAGGAGATGGCCGATGCCATCGCCGCCGATTTCGGCGGGCGCTCCCGCGATGAAAGCCGGATCGCCGACGGCATGACCGTGCTCAACGACATCGACCACCTGCGCAAGCACCTGCGCGGCTGGATGAAACCGCGCCGGGTGGGCGTGGGTTGGCGCTTCCTGCCGGCGCGCGCGCAGGTGCGCCCGCTGCCGCTGGGCGTGGTGGGCGTGATCGCGCCATGGAACTACCCGGTGAACCTGGCGTTGATTCCGCTGGCCACCGCCATCGCCGCCGGCAACCACGTGTACCTGAAGCCATCGGAGCACACGCCGCGCACCAGCGCCTTCCTGCGCGACCTGCTGGCCGAGGTGTTCCCCGACGACCGGGTTGCCGTGGCCATCGGCGGCGCCGAGGTCGGCGCTGCATTTGCCGCGCTGCCATTCGATCACCTGATTTTCACCGGGTCCACCGCAGTGGGCCGCAAGGTGATGGCCGCCGCTGCGCCCAATCTGACGCCGCTGACGCTGGAACTGGGCGGCAAGTCGCCGGCGCTGGTCTGCGACGACTATCCGGTCGAGAAAGCCGCCGCGCGCATTGCGACCGGCAAGTGGTTCAACTGCGGCCAGACCTGCATCGCGCCCGACTACGTGCTGGTGCCCGCCGGCAAGCGTGATGCGTTCATCCAGGCGCTGCGCAGGGAAGTGCTGGCGCGGTATGGCGATGACTTCGCCAATCTGGACGATTACACCCGCATCATCAATGAGGGCCAGTACGCGCGCCTGCAAGGCTATCTGGAGGATGCGCGGATGCGCGGCATCGAGACCGTCACCCTGGCCGGTGCCGCCGATCCGCAGCAGCGCCTGTTGCCGCCCACCCTGCTGCTGGAGCCGGGCGACGATGCCAAGGTGATGCAGGAGGAAATTTTCGGCCCCCTGTTGCCCATCAAGTCGTATCGCACGCTGGATGACGCCATCGCCTACATCAACCAGCACGACCGCCCATTGGCGCTGTACCCCTTCAGCCGCGACCGGGCCACGGTGGAGAACATCCTCCACAACACCTTGTCGGGCGGCGTCTCGGTCAACGACACCCTGTTCCATTTCGCCATCGGCAACCTGCCGTTCGGCGGCGTCGGCCCCAGCGGCATGGGCGCCTATCACGCGCGCGCCGGGTTCGACGGCATGAGCAAGCAACTGCCGGTGCTGTGGCAGGCCAGCCACACCGGCGGCGACCTGCTCAAGCCGCCCTATTCGAAGGCGAAGTGGTTGATCGACCTGATCGTGCGTTGA
- a CDS encoding RDD family protein, which produces MLDTVREVLTPEGVALRLPAAGPVPRALAWAIDFGIRLSLLTACTMLLGALGKTGMGVYLIALFAVVWLYPIVCEGMFDGQTPGKRALNLRVIASDGAPVGWLASCVRNLMRTVDMLPFGYASGLVSGLADPWGRRLGDLVAGTMVVHVPRVRDAAIITSEAAQPPAQPLLPTEQAAVVAFAERAAQLTPERQIELANLADMATGTHGAEGVQRLFAVAGWLLGKR; this is translated from the coding sequence ATGCTGGATACCGTCCGCGAAGTCCTCACTCCGGAAGGCGTTGCCCTGCGGCTTCCCGCCGCCGGGCCAGTGCCGCGCGCGCTGGCTTGGGCAATCGATTTCGGCATTCGGCTCAGCCTGTTGACGGCATGCACGATGCTGCTCGGCGCGCTTGGCAAGACCGGGATGGGGGTTTACCTGATCGCGTTGTTCGCGGTGGTCTGGCTGTATCCGATCGTCTGCGAAGGCATGTTCGACGGGCAGACGCCCGGCAAGCGCGCACTGAACCTGCGGGTGATCGCCAGCGACGGCGCGCCTGTTGGCTGGCTGGCATCGTGCGTGCGCAACCTGATGCGGACGGTGGACATGCTGCCTTTCGGCTACGCAAGCGGGCTGGTCTCCGGGCTGGCCGATCCCTGGGGCCGCCGGCTGGGCGATCTGGTCGCCGGCACCATGGTCGTGCATGTCCCGCGCGTGCGAGACGCTGCCATCATCACCAGTGAGGCCGCGCAACCACCGGCGCAGCCGCTGCTGCCGACAGAGCAGGCCGCAGTGGTGGCGTTCGCCGAGCGGGCCGCACAGCTGACGCCGGAGCGCCAGATCGAACTGGCCAACCTGGCCGACATGGCCACCGGAACCCACGGGGCCGAGGGCGTGCAGCGCCTGTTCGCGGTCGCCGGCTGGCTGCTGGGAAAACGCTGA
- a CDS encoding SDR family NAD(P)-dependent oxidoreductase, protein MNRRLEGKVALVTGGARGIGAAIVRRLHAEGAAVAITDVLAEPGRALAAELGERAAFFAHDTTDEAAWVATIAAVTGAFGGLQIVVNNAGVFKPGAIADTSVADVEWQFRVNQLGVFLGMKHAQLPLRAAGGGCIVNISSIAGQLGFPGAAAYVGTKWAVRGMTKTAALELAPVQIRVNSVHPGFIDTPMLDNNPPEANQAGIEATPLKRIGKPEEIAAAVAFLVGPDAGFVTGAELTVDGGWIL, encoded by the coding sequence ATGAACCGCAGACTCGAAGGCAAGGTTGCATTGGTCACCGGTGGTGCGCGCGGCATCGGCGCGGCCATCGTCCGCAGGCTGCATGCCGAGGGTGCGGCGGTGGCGATCACCGACGTCCTGGCCGAACCGGGCCGTGCGCTGGCCGCCGAACTGGGCGAGCGCGCCGCGTTTTTCGCCCACGACACCACCGATGAAGCCGCCTGGGTCGCGACCATCGCCGCCGTGACCGGCGCCTTTGGCGGGCTTCAGATCGTGGTCAACAATGCCGGCGTGTTCAAGCCGGGCGCGATTGCCGATACCTCGGTGGCGGACGTGGAGTGGCAATTCCGGGTCAACCAGCTGGGCGTGTTCCTCGGCATGAAGCACGCGCAGCTGCCGTTGCGGGCCGCAGGCGGCGGCTGCATCGTCAACATCAGCTCGATCGCCGGCCAGCTGGGGTTCCCGGGCGCTGCGGCGTACGTCGGCACCAAATGGGCGGTGCGCGGGATGACCAAGACCGCCGCGCTGGAGCTGGCGCCCGTGCAGATCCGGGTCAACTCCGTGCATCCGGGCTTCATCGATACGCCGATGCTGGACAACAATCCGCCGGAAGCCAATCAGGCCGGCATCGAGGCCACCCCGCTCAAGCGGATCGGCAAGCCCGAGGAAATCGCCGCCGCGGTGGCCTTCCTGGTCGGCCCGGACGCCGGCTTCGTGACCGGTGCCGAGCTGACCGTGGACGGTGGCTGGATTCTCTGA
- the oleC gene encoding olefin beta-lactone synthetase produces the protein MTDPCNIAAALPRLARERPDQVAMRCPGRGGRYAVALTYAQLDARSDAIAAGLGKRGVTRGTRTVVMVRPTPEFFLLMFALFKAGAVPVLVDPGIDRRALKQCLDEARPEAFVGIPLAMLAKALLGWARSARLRVTTGRWPLLADATLARIEADGAGAGPQLASTDGEDVAAILFTSGSTGVPKGVLYRHRHFVAQTTMLREAFGIAAGGIDLPTFPPFALFDPALGLTSIIPDMDPTRPARANPRKLHAAIARFGVSQLFGSPALMRVLATHGEALPTVTRVTSAGAPVPADVVQRMLELLPPNAQLWTPYGATECLPVAVIEGRELLTLRTRTEAGAGTCVGRPVPPNEVRIIGISDAAIAEWDDARLVAPGQVGEITVAGPSVTDAYFNRAAQTALAKIRETLPDGSVRIVHRMGDLGWFDGEGRLWFCGRKSQRVVVDAQTTLCTEQVEPVFNAHPQVLRSALVGVGPKDAQTPVLVFELTPGANANVVEVADELRHLAQGFVHTAKIERFLHHPKPFPVDIRHNAKIGRENLAAWAAAQPMKDKA, from the coding sequence ATGACCGATCCCTGCAACATCGCCGCTGCGCTGCCGCGGCTGGCGCGCGAACGCCCCGACCAGGTGGCGATGCGCTGCCCCGGCCGTGGCGGGCGCTACGCGGTGGCGCTGACCTATGCGCAGCTGGACGCCCGCAGCGACGCCATCGCCGCCGGGCTGGGCAAGCGCGGCGTCACGCGCGGCACCCGCACGGTGGTGATGGTGCGGCCCACGCCCGAGTTCTTCCTGCTGATGTTCGCGCTGTTCAAGGCCGGCGCGGTGCCGGTGCTGGTCGATCCCGGCATCGACCGGCGTGCGCTGAAGCAGTGCCTGGACGAGGCGCGGCCGGAGGCGTTCGTCGGCATTCCGCTGGCGATGCTGGCGAAGGCGCTGCTGGGCTGGGCGCGTTCGGCCAGGCTGCGCGTGACCACCGGGCGCTGGCCGCTGCTGGCGGATGCCACCCTGGCGCGGATCGAGGCCGACGGCGCCGGCGCCGGGCCGCAGCTGGCATCGACCGACGGCGAGGACGTGGCCGCGATCCTGTTCACCAGCGGCAGCACCGGCGTGCCCAAGGGCGTGCTGTATCGGCATCGCCATTTCGTGGCGCAAACCACCATGCTGCGCGAGGCGTTCGGGATTGCGGCGGGCGGCATCGACCTCCCCACTTTCCCGCCGTTCGCGCTGTTCGATCCGGCGCTGGGCCTGACCAGCATCATCCCCGACATGGATCCCACGCGTCCGGCGCGCGCCAATCCACGCAAATTGCACGCCGCCATCGCGCGTTTCGGCGTCAGCCAGTTGTTCGGTTCGCCCGCATTGATGCGGGTGCTGGCCACGCATGGCGAGGCCTTGCCCACGGTAACGCGGGTGACCAGCGCCGGCGCGCCGGTGCCGGCGGACGTGGTGCAGCGCATGCTGGAGCTGCTGCCGCCGAACGCGCAGCTGTGGACGCCCTACGGCGCCACCGAATGCCTGCCGGTGGCGGTGATTGAAGGCCGCGAGTTGCTGACTCTGCGCACGCGCACCGAAGCCGGTGCGGGCACCTGCGTGGGGCGGCCGGTGCCACCCAACGAGGTGCGCATCATCGGCATCAGCGATGCGGCGATTGCCGAGTGGGATGATGCGCGGCTGGTCGCGCCGGGGCAGGTGGGCGAAATCACGGTGGCCGGTCCCAGCGTCACTGATGCCTATTTCAACCGTGCGGCGCAGACCGCGCTGGCGAAGATCCGCGAGACGCTGCCCGACGGCAGCGTGCGTATCGTCCACCGCATGGGCGACCTTGGCTGGTTCGACGGCGAGGGCCGGTTGTGGTTCTGCGGGCGCAAGTCGCAGCGGGTGGTCGTCGATGCGCAGACCACGCTGTGCACCGAACAGGTCGAGCCGGTGTTCAATGCACACCCGCAGGTGTTGCGCAGCGCGCTGGTCGGCGTCGGCCCCAAGGACGCGCAAACGCCGGTGCTGGTGTTCGAACTGACGCCGGGCGCGAACGCCAACGTGGTGGAAGTCGCCGACGAGCTGCGCCACCTCGCGCAGGGCTTCGTGCACACCGCGAAGATCGAACGTTTCCTGCATCACCCCAAGCCCTTCCCGGTGGACATCCGCCACAACGCCAAGATCGGCCGCGAGAACCTGGCCGCGTGGGCGGCGGCGCAACCCATGAAGGACAAGGCATGA
- the ubiB gene encoding ubiquinone biosynthesis regulatory protein kinase UbiB, whose translation MKSALRALRIGRVLLRYRLDDLLDDTPAERWLRLMRPFVPRASREVGTLSRGARLRLALQELGPIFVKFGQILSTRRDLVPPDIAEELTQLQDQVAPFDGLLARSLVEAELGRGIEEAYASFDVAPLASASIAQVHAATLHDGREVVVKVLRPAIREQIAGDMALLNSVAGIVQRTHSNADKIRPREIVAEIENTLAAELDLQREAGNASLLRRNWLGSPDLYVPEVIWSHTAERAMTMERVRGIPSDDIAALDAAGIDRKALAAKGVRVFYQQVFRDNFFHADAHAGNIWVDAGRKHDPCFIALDFGIMGQLSSDDQYWLAENFMAIFNRDYRRIAELHVQAGWMPSHIRIDELEAAARAVCEPYFTRPLSEISLAEVLVKLFRTAQRYELTLQPQLILLQKTLLNIEGVGRQLDPQIDIWAVAKPVLEDILAERYSPKRLAGELRKRLPELMTRAPEMPRLLHAWLQQQVDGSHRIGMYSADVRDIAQTLGAMQRRIVASILGVGLLLVAAVLFALDAGGPKLLTLPVSAWVAGLGGLWALLAAWPRR comes from the coding sequence ATGAAGTCGGCGCTGCGTGCGCTGCGGATTGGCCGCGTGTTGCTGCGCTACCGGCTGGACGACCTGCTGGACGATACGCCGGCCGAGCGCTGGCTGCGCCTGATGCGGCCGTTCGTGCCGCGTGCATCGCGCGAGGTGGGCACGCTGTCGCGCGGCGCGCGTTTGCGCCTGGCGCTGCAGGAACTGGGCCCGATCTTCGTCAAGTTCGGACAGATCCTGTCCACCCGGCGCGATCTGGTGCCGCCTGACATCGCCGAAGAATTGACCCAGCTGCAGGATCAGGTGGCGCCGTTCGACGGCCTGCTGGCGCGCAGTCTGGTGGAAGCGGAGCTGGGCCGAGGCATCGAAGAGGCTTACGCCAGTTTCGACGTCGCGCCGCTGGCATCGGCATCGATCGCGCAGGTGCATGCGGCCACCTTGCATGATGGTCGCGAGGTGGTGGTGAAGGTGCTGCGCCCGGCCATCCGCGAACAGATCGCCGGCGACATGGCGCTGCTCAACAGCGTGGCCGGCATCGTCCAGCGCACCCATTCGAATGCCGACAAGATCCGCCCGCGCGAGATCGTGGCCGAAATCGAAAACACGCTGGCCGCCGAACTCGACCTGCAGCGCGAGGCCGGCAACGCCAGCCTGCTGCGGCGCAACTGGCTGGGCTCGCCCGACCTGTACGTGCCGGAGGTGATCTGGAGCCACACCGCCGAGCGCGCGATGACCATGGAGCGCGTGCGCGGCATCCCGTCCGACGACATCGCCGCACTGGACGCCGCCGGCATCGACCGCAAGGCGCTGGCGGCGAAGGGCGTGCGCGTGTTCTACCAGCAGGTGTTCCGCGACAACTTCTTCCACGCCGACGCCCATGCCGGCAACATCTGGGTGGATGCCGGGCGCAAGCACGACCCGTGTTTCATCGCGCTGGATTTCGGCATCATGGGCCAGCTTTCCAGCGACGACCAGTACTGGCTCGCCGAGAATTTCATGGCGATCTTCAACCGCGACTACCGGCGCATCGCCGAGCTGCACGTGCAGGCCGGCTGGATGCCGTCGCACATCCGCATCGACGAACTGGAAGCGGCGGCGCGCGCGGTCTGCGAGCCGTACTTCACCCGCCCGCTCAGCGAAATCTCGCTGGCCGAGGTGCTGGTGAAATTGTTCCGCACCGCGCAGCGCTACGAACTCACCCTGCAGCCGCAGCTGATCCTGCTGCAGAAGACCCTGCTCAACATCGAGGGCGTGGGCCGCCAGCTGGATCCGCAGATCGACATCTGGGCGGTGGCCAAGCCGGTGCTGGAAGACATCCTGGCCGAGCGCTACAGCCCGAAACGGTTGGCCGGCGAACTGCGCAAGCGGCTGCCGGAGCTGATGACCCGCGCGCCGGAAATGCCGCGCCTGCTGCACGCCTGGCTGCAGCAGCAGGTGGATGGCAGCCATCGGATCGGCATGTATTCGGCCGATGTCCGCGACATCGCGCAGACCCTGGGTGCGATGCAGCGCCGGATCGTGGCGTCCATCCTGGGCGTGGGCCTGCTGTTGGTGGCCGCGGTGCTGTTTGCGCTGGATGCGGGTGGGCCGAAGCTGCTGACGCTGCCGGTGTCGGCGTGGGTCGCCGGGCTGGGTGGGCTGTGGGCGCTGCTGGCGGCATGGCCACGGCGCTGA
- a CDS encoding gamma carbonic anhydrase family protein, producing the protein MNVRPFRNQHPTLGNRAFIDPMATVIGDVALGEDVSVWPFTVIRGDVNFIRIGDRTNVQDGTVVHVSHDGPHAKLGGFATRIGSDVTIGHKAIIHACTIEDAVLIGMGAIVLDGAIVRKHGFVGAGALIAPGKVVGEGELWLGNPAKKVRMLSEAEIEALYYSAGHYVRLKDAYLAGGVA; encoded by the coding sequence ATGAACGTTCGCCCTTTTCGCAACCAGCACCCCACCCTCGGAAACCGCGCCTTCATCGACCCCATGGCGACCGTCATCGGCGACGTGGCGCTGGGCGAGGATGTCTCCGTGTGGCCGTTCACCGTGATTCGGGGCGACGTCAACTTCATCCGCATCGGCGACCGCACCAACGTCCAGGATGGCACCGTCGTCCACGTCAGCCACGATGGCCCGCACGCCAAACTGGGCGGCTTCGCCACTCGCATCGGCAGCGACGTGACCATCGGCCACAAGGCGATCATCCACGCCTGCACGATCGAAGACGCGGTCCTCATTGGCATGGGCGCCATCGTGCTGGACGGCGCCATCGTGCGGAAGCACGGTTTCGTCGGCGCCGGCGCGTTGATCGCGCCCGGCAAGGTGGTGGGCGAAGGCGAGCTGTGGCTGGGCAATCCGGCAAAGAAGGTACGGATGCTCAGCGAGGCCGAAATCGAGGCGCTGTACTACAGCGCCGGCCACTACGTGCGCTTGAAGGATGCGTATCTGGCGGGCGGCGTGGCGTGA
- a CDS encoding alpha/beta fold hydrolase, with the protein MTRFPDYPFTPQRFEVRPGIGMSFLDEGPRDGEVIVMLHGNPSWSFYWRHLVLALRDPAQGKAYRCIVPDHVGMGLSDRPDDGVSAAPRYDYTLQSRIDDVDALLAHLGITGPVTLAVHDWGGMIGFGWALRDPARVKRLIITNTAAFPLPGSKRFPMRLAMGRDSRLGGWLIRRFNLFARGAAWMGTKRSLPKDVRAAYAGVYDGWDQAISTLRFMQDIPLHDGDRAMPLVQASAKALPGYADRPAFIGWGLRDFVFDKHFLAGFQAALPDAEVHAFSDAGHYTLEDKHEVLVPLIRAFLDRNPL; encoded by the coding sequence ATGACCCGATTCCCTGATTATCCGTTCACCCCGCAGCGTTTCGAGGTGCGCCCCGGCATCGGCATGTCCTTCCTGGACGAAGGCCCGCGCGATGGCGAAGTCATCGTCATGCTGCACGGCAATCCGTCCTGGAGTTTCTACTGGCGGCATTTGGTGCTTGCCCTGCGCGATCCCGCCCAGGGCAAGGCATACCGCTGCATCGTGCCCGATCACGTGGGCATGGGCCTGAGCGACCGCCCGGACGATGGCGTGTCGGCGGCGCCACGCTACGACTACACCCTGCAGTCCCGCATCGACGATGTGGACGCGCTGCTGGCGCATCTTGGGATCACCGGGCCGGTGACGCTGGCGGTACACGACTGGGGCGGGATGATCGGCTTCGGCTGGGCGCTGCGTGATCCGGCGCGGGTCAAGCGCTTGATCATCACCAATACCGCAGCGTTCCCGTTGCCGGGCAGCAAGCGCTTCCCGATGCGGCTGGCGATGGGGCGCGATTCGCGACTGGGCGGCTGGCTGATCCGCCGCTTCAACCTGTTCGCGCGCGGCGCTGCGTGGATGGGCACCAAACGTTCGCTGCCAAAGGACGTGCGCGCGGCCTATGCCGGCGTGTACGACGGCTGGGACCAGGCGATTTCCACCCTGCGCTTCATGCAGGACATCCCGCTGCACGACGGCGACCGCGCCATGCCGCTGGTGCAGGCCAGCGCGAAAGCCCTGCCGGGCTATGCCGACCGGCCGGCGTTCATCGGCTGGGGCCTGCGCGATTTCGTGTTCGACAAGCATTTCCTGGCCGGCTTCCAGGCCGCACTGCCGGACGCCGAGGTGCATGCGTTTTCCGACGCGGGCCATTACACGCTGGAAGACAAGCACGAGGTGCTGGTGCCGCTGATCCGGGCGTTCCTGGATCGCAATCCGCTTTAG
- a CDS encoding RDD family protein, which translates to MDPHNTADAQAPSNLYAAPEARIAETFAGHDGLSRAGRMARLLAVLVDSMIIVIPVLIAIAIPAYQGYVQRASGQVAAANGAVAGGFLIGLGLLGIAYAIYQLYWLWKNGQTLGKKLMSIKIVRQDGSRAGLRRIFLMRMLLPGLIGAIPLVGGLFALIDPLFIFGEEKRCVHDMIADTIVINA; encoded by the coding sequence ATGGATCCGCACAACACCGCTGACGCACAGGCGCCATCCAACCTTTATGCGGCGCCTGAGGCGCGCATTGCCGAAACATTCGCAGGTCACGATGGCCTCTCCAGGGCAGGCCGCATGGCGCGCCTGCTGGCGGTACTGGTCGACTCGATGATCATCGTGATCCCTGTGCTGATCGCGATTGCCATACCCGCCTATCAAGGCTACGTGCAGCGCGCGTCCGGGCAAGTAGCGGCAGCGAACGGTGCGGTGGCGGGTGGATTTCTGATCGGACTGGGTTTGTTGGGGATCGCGTATGCGATCTACCAACTCTACTGGTTGTGGAAAAACGGCCAGACCTTGGGCAAGAAGCTGATGAGCATCAAGATCGTGCGCCAGGACGGCAGCCGCGCCGGACTGCGGCGGATTTTCCTCATGCGCATGCTCCTGCCAGGCCTGATTGGCGCGATCCCGCTCGTCGGTGGCCTGTTCGCCCTGATCGACCCACTCTTCATCTTCGGGGAAGAAAAGCGCTGCGTGCACGACATGATCGCAGACACCATCGTCATCAACGCCTGA
- the oleD gene encoding 2-alkyl-3-oxoalkanoate reductase, whose product MKLLVTGGGGFLGQALCRGLRERGHDVISFSRSRHAALDALGVRQLQGDLADRDAVLAAFAEGFEAVLHNAAKAGTWGSYQSYFDANVTGTRNVIAACRAHGIGKLVHTSTPSVVHRATHPVEGASADEVPYGEGVKAHYAATKIIAEREVLAANDAVLATVALRPRLIWGPGDTQILPKLVERARSGRLRLVGSGDNRVDTTYIDNAAQAHVDALAHLHAGAACAGRAYFISNGEPWPLREVLNGLLRAADAPEVHKTLPFRAAYAIGAVCEALWTALPLRGDPPMTRFLAEQLSTAHWYSMAPATRDFGYVPTVTMAEGLARLQASLGQ is encoded by the coding sequence ATGAAACTCCTGGTCACCGGCGGTGGCGGCTTTCTCGGGCAGGCGCTGTGCCGTGGCCTGCGCGAACGCGGGCACGACGTCATCAGCTTCAGCCGCAGCCGGCACGCCGCGCTGGACGCGCTGGGCGTGCGCCAGTTGCAAGGCGACCTGGCCGACCGCGACGCGGTGCTGGCGGCGTTCGCGGAAGGCTTCGAGGCGGTGCTGCACAACGCCGCGAAAGCCGGCACCTGGGGCAGCTACCAGAGCTACTTCGATGCCAACGTGACCGGCACCCGCAACGTGATCGCGGCCTGCCGCGCGCACGGCATCGGGAAACTGGTGCACACCTCCACGCCCAGCGTCGTGCATCGCGCGACCCATCCGGTGGAAGGCGCGTCCGCAGACGAAGTGCCCTACGGCGAAGGCGTCAAGGCGCACTACGCCGCCACCAAGATCATCGCCGAGCGCGAAGTGCTGGCCGCCAACGATGCGGTGCTGGCCACGGTGGCGCTGCGCCCGCGGCTGATCTGGGGGCCGGGCGACACCCAGATCCTGCCCAAGCTGGTGGAACGCGCCCGCAGCGGCCGCCTGCGGCTGGTCGGCAGCGGCGACAACCGGGTTGATACCACCTACATCGACAACGCCGCGCAGGCGCACGTGGATGCGCTGGCGCACCTGCATGCCGGCGCCGCCTGCGCCGGCCGCGCCTACTTCATCAGCAATGGCGAACCGTGGCCACTGCGCGAGGTGCTGAACGGGCTGCTGCGTGCGGCGGATGCGCCGGAAGTGCACAAGACCCTGCCATTCCGCGCCGCCTATGCCATCGGTGCGGTCTGTGAAGCGCTGTGGACTGCGCTGCCGCTGCGCGGCGACCCGCCGATGACCCGCTTCCTGGCCGAACAGCTCAGCACCGCGCACTGGTATTCGATGGCGCCGGCCACGCGCGATTTCGGCTACGTGCCAACGGTGACCATGGCCGAAGGGCTGGCGCGGCTGCAGGCGTCACTGGGGCAGTAA
- a CDS encoding ubiquinone biosynthesis accessory factor UbiJ, translating into MTELPFNWKQPAGRALETALNHALALDEDTRHGLQALDGQHIVLTLTSPPLALQVRVDGTVLRVEAVDAEREPDLGVRATLGGLIGQLPIFRSNNAPPVGKLRIEGDVDLARRLQKLAQTFDPDWQLPFVKVFGEVLGVQIAKAAAAALKHAQVAGRNLAETAADYVTEESRDVVPRAELAAFHDDVDALRDDVERIAARIARLRRERGMTA; encoded by the coding sequence ATGACCGAGCTGCCCTTCAACTGGAAACAACCCGCCGGCCGCGCGCTGGAAACCGCGCTCAATCATGCGTTGGCGCTGGATGAAGACACCCGGCACGGACTGCAGGCACTGGATGGGCAGCACATCGTGCTGACCCTGACCTCGCCGCCCCTGGCCCTGCAGGTGCGGGTGGACGGGACGGTCTTGCGGGTGGAGGCGGTGGACGCCGAGCGGGAGCCTGATCTGGGCGTGCGTGCCACGCTGGGTGGACTGATAGGCCAGCTGCCGATTTTCCGCAGCAATAATGCGCCGCCGGTAGGCAAGCTGCGCATCGAGGGCGATGTCGACCTGGCGCGACGGCTGCAAAAGTTGGCGCAGACGTTTGATCCCGACTGGCAGCTGCCGTTCGTGAAGGTATTCGGTGAAGTGCTTGGCGTGCAGATCGCCAAGGCGGCGGCTGCGGCGCTGAAGCACGCGCAGGTTGCCGGCAGGAATCTGGCGGAAACCGCAGCCGACTACGTCACCGAGGAAAGCCGTGACGTGGTGCCTCGCGCCGAGTTGGCAGCGTTTCATGACGACGTGGACGCGCTGCGCGACGACGTCGAACGCATCGCCGCCAGGATCGCGCGGTTGCGCCGCGAGCGGGGAATGACCGCATGA